The region TCCCGTGGTGCAGCCCCAGGCAAGCAGGGCTCAAAGGGGTCAGGCAAGGGGAGCGCTGGTCCTGGCTGCCTCTGGGCTTCCCGCAGTCCCTACTTGTGGGCTGACATCcaggtcaggaaaaaaaccccaatgcctTTAGGGCAATATTCTCTTTATTTGCAGCCTGGGCGTAAAGCCCCCAGGATGCACCTGCTTCGCTCCAGAAAGTTAAACCCTCCCTTTTCAGATGGGAAGGGATGCAGAGGAGCTGACGTGCAGCTGGAGTGGGGGGGTGTCACCAGtcagggctggtggcagcagtGCCAGAGGGTCATGCTCCTCTCTGGATACAGAAAGTTGGTAGAAGAAACCCCCAGGCCCTACCTCCTGGAGGAAGCCAGAGTTGGAGGGTTGAAGAGGTCCTGTGCCCACCAGGACAGGCTCTGACCTTGCTCCGAGGGGGAGGGTGGTTGGGCCGAGCTGCCCCTGTGGTTCTGTGTCTCCCAGCTTTGTCACTGATCCTCTTGGAGACCTCATccagccactgctggcactgcagccTGAGGTCCAGAGCTGCCCATCCTCAGAGCTGGCAGCACCCGGTCCtcgccccgctctcccccagcTCAACCGTTGACCTCCCGTGTGGGGACGGGGCAGACGCCTTCGCTTGCTCCCTCTGCAGGAGCTCTCGGGCTGGGAAGAAATACAAGGGGAGAAAGGTGGCTCAGTTCCCCTGCcgttggggtgggatgggatggctGTCCTGTCCTACCCCAGGGGAGCCGCTGATGGCCACCAGTACCACCCCCCGGTGACCCTGTTAGATCTCTACTGAGCAGTTACGCTGGGGATGCCATTACACCTAGGGTagatacaaaagcaaaagaaaattgtaGCTTTGGGAGAGGGTCTGACATCCTTCTCTGATGCTGGAGCGTCCTGGGATGGGTCTGTCCATCCTTCTGCCCTAAGAAGCATGACACAGATACCACGGACTGCTGCGGCTGCGACCCTTGCAGCTGCCAGGTGTGGCACAGGCTGTACCAGACGGGAAGATCTTGGTGTCAAACACAAGCAATGAAGGGAGTCAGCTTTGCAGGGGAGAAGGCATTTACAACCTTGAAGCAGAGGTCTGGGGCCTGTGGTTCACCTGTCTCTGCTGTCACCTACAGCCGTCACACAACTCACCGATGGCCATAAAGATATCATTCACTTGGTGGTTGGATTTTGCGGATGTCTCCATGAAGAGGAGGCCTTTGGTCCTTGCAAACTCTTCCGCCTCCTAGGTGGAGACAAGCAGAGTTAGTTATTCCCCCAGCCCCCTCTGGGGCTCCTCATTTGGTTACGGTGGCGTTCCATGGCACTTCAATAATTATTCATGAACTCTGGAGGTGTTTGAAAGCCTTTCAAATTCTCGGCCTTACTAGGACATACCCCAGTGCTTGCTGGCAAGCGGGTGAGATGAGGGGGCCTGGCAGCTCACGGCAGATGCTCACCTCAGTGGCGACTTCTCGCTCAGCAGCAAGGTCTGTCTTGTTGCCCACCAAAGCAATGACGATTTCATCAGGAAGGAATTCCTTCTCCAGGTCCCTCAGCCACAGTTTTGCTCTGTTGAGTGTTTCCTGGAGAGATGGAGACAAAACCACCCAGTGATCTGGCTTTGATTTAATCCCTTCATCTCAGACATAGGGATGCTGGGCAAGTGGCACCAAACCAAAGGGGGTGGAAGAGATGTGGTGGGGAGGCTTTGATTGCCCCCTCTCTTGGGGAAACAGGTCCCCGGCCCTCAAACATCCTTAGGGATAAATCAGCCTTGGATGAGATGCAGCTTTTCTGCGTGGCAGCAGAACTCCCCGCTGGGGTGGTGGCATGGTcctgcatgggcagggacagcccctggcATGTCCCATGTGGGACGTTCATCTTCTCGGGCGGTGCTTGTGTACCATTTCCTGTTCTACCAAGGCCAAACACCATCATCTGGACACCTCTGCCCCGCCAGTGCTGCTGCACGGCATAATTTCGGCACAGATGGGATCAGCATCCCCTGTCTTACCTTCTTAGCGATGTCGTAAACAAGGAGAACAGCATGGGCGCCCCGGTAATAGAGGTGGCAGACGCTGTGGTACTTCTCCTGGCCTGCAGTGTCCCAGATCTCAAACTTGATGGTGGCTACCTCCAGGTTGACCGTCTGTGTGAAGAAGGAGCCTGCGAGTAAGATGTAGGGTGCATGTTCACTTGCAGCAAGAGCAGAGAGCTCAGATCCACTGTTGTGAGGTCAAACCCATCCCGAGGGCCGGTAACAATGCTCTAACGTACAGAATTGGGACAGGTTCCTCATAAGCACCGGCACTGTTGATGGGATGGCGTGCCgcaaggcagggcaggctgggagccCTTCCTGGTGGCAGATGTCGGTGGATGCACACCAGTTTTGATGTCAGACAGCTCTGAGCTTTGCAGAATAGACCCCCAAGAACCACCTCCACCTTGCTGGTGGGTCAGACCTGTGAAGGCTGTGAATAGGAATACCCACCGAAAAGGGCTCCCACTGAAAGGGAGcgtccatccctgctcccagggagcAGATGGCGGCTTGTGGACCAGCCAGAGCCAAGGCAGAGGGACAAGGGAAGCAGCTCCACTAGCTACCTCTTCAGGTTCCAGGTGGGACCACAACCTCTGTGCCTTCTTAGGGCAAAAATCATGTAAAAAGAGCATCTATATTGTCTGGGTGCTGTGGGAAGCTGGGCTGATGCGAATGTAGAGGGGAGGCAGCTTGATCCCAGCAGGCACGTTGGCCCAAGGGAGGTTATAGAGGGAGTAGGGCTCTTGCAGCTCTCCAGATGGCATCCATCAAAGCATGAGCATGCACGTGGCCTGCCTTCGGTGGTGGGTTGTTCAGCATGGCCTGTCAGGACAGGACACACAGGGGCAGATGCTCTCCCCTTTGCCAGCGGGGCAGTGTGGGGTTTGCAGCGTGGGGAGGTCTGTACTCTTGTCTCTGCAGGCAGGCTGGAGGAACGAGACGCTGCTGTGAGCCTACCATCaggcggtgctgggggggaccTGCCACAGGTGGCCACCACCTCCGGGGCTGTCCCATCCACCTGCACCCCAGCCAGAACCTCCTTGCTCCAGTGGGACATTGAGGCTGGGGCAGCACATGTACAGCAGAGACTCTCCTGGGGTGTCCGAATAGCTGTGGGGGCAGCACAGGGCCAAGCACGGATAAGGCAGATGGGGCCACACAGTTTGGACCCAGCACTAAACCAAACCTGTGCAATTTGGACGTGGCTTTGCTCACAGCCTGGCGCTGAGGAAAATGGGCTGCGGAGATGAGAGGGTGACAGCGATGGGGGAGGTCTGGCTCCGGGGCAAGTCCATATCACGTTCAAAAGTGGGTCTGTCCTCCTGCAGGATAGACTAACGTGTTCTCCTGCATCCCACCCCGCTGCAGGGAAGGGCATCAGGCCTGGTCTCTTGTCCAGAGCCATAAAGCTACTGAAGCCACTCACTCACATCCCACAGTTGGCAGCGACTCCTTGAAGTCATTTTTCACGTATCGGTAGGCCAGGCTTGACTTTCCCACTGACGTGCTCCCCAGCAGAACCACCTTGTACATGTAGGTGGGACGAATTCCCTCCGGGGAGGTGCCCGGCATTGCTTTCTGTGCCATGCTCTGCAAGGAAACCAACTGTGTTCAAAACACATCTGCAGTGACCTCAGCTGAGCCTCCCGCATCAACTCCTGACCAGTGGCAGCGGGGCAGGTGGGGTTTAACCTCAAAATAGGCTAGAAGAAAACCATTGATACCCTGAATCAAATTTAATACATCAAACCATCTGCCACTGTCAGTTATGACCACAGGGTGGAGATCTTTAGGAGGAAACTTGATGCAAGAAGCCTTGCATGTAGACAAGGAGATTAGATTGGGGGCGTCTCCTTTAAAGAAAGAACACGCTGGAGAAAATTAATGGCAGGAGGACATCACTTAGGGATGTGCCTTGCTCTTCAGCATGCCTCCTTCCCCAAAGGCCTGGTGAAGAGCTTAGGCTGAAATTCCACATTTATTGCGGGTCTTGGTTAGAAGATATACCAGGGGAGCCCAACCCAGGCTGGAGGTGAGCTCAGGGGTGGaggcagtgctgctgccagcttGCTGAGAACACTGCCCAGGGAATGACAGGACACCTCAAGAGCTGATGGGCTTTGAGGCAGCACCGCTTCAAGTCAGCGTGTTGCTCACCAGGGTGAAAAAGCAGGAGTGAGAGGACCTGACCCAAGCACCCTTGAGGAGAGCAGCACATAAAgcaaaggagggtgtagagaggtgggggtcggtctcttctcccaaggaacaggcgatgggacaagaggaaacggcctcaagttgcgccaggggagggttagactggatattaggaaaaatgtttacactgaaagggttgtcaagccttgggacaggctgcccagggcagtggttgaggcaccatccctggaggtatttaaaagccaggcagacacggtgcttagagatatgatttagtgatgggttttgtccaAAGacctggactcgatgatctgaaagcaCCCTTCCAGCCTCcgcggttctatgattctatgaccctgcACCGCGGGTTAAGAAACCCCAGACAGACCAAGCCTGTGAAGTCTCATGTCCTCGTGACCATTGCACCACGGCCTGTGACTCTGCATCACTCAGGGTGGTGCATCACTACACTGCGCAGTAACCAGGGGTGGGGTGTGGAAACAGCCCAAAATAACGGTGGTTGCCTCAAACCTGGCTCAAAGAGAGCTACTGCAGAGCATCGGCCATACGCTGGGAAGATAAACGTTGGCGTGAGCCCTCCTGGATGGCACGTGTCCCCTTCTCCCAGCCTTGAGCCCAAGGAAGTGACGCTGCCCCGCTGTCGATGGGAACTGTCGGCGCAGGGTGGTGAATAACGCTATCTTGCAGCTGGCCAGAGCTTTGCCCTGGCTTCTCCTTGCAGGGCTCTTCCTCCAAAAATACTGAGCTCACCTGGAGAGCTACGCAGAAGAGAGGGAGGTTCACGCAGAGCTTGAAGACGAAGGGTCATGGGGTGTTGAACTGAGCAGGAGAGGGCATGAGATGACCTTGTGTGCCCTCATCCCACCTCACACGCCACAGAAATATGCCGCCAGCAAGCTCGTAACTGCCGTGTGCAGAGATGGGATGTGCCGTCTATATAGACTTAGCCTTCTAACGCCCAAAGGCAGCAGAGGATCCTTGTGAAGGACACCGAAATGTTCATGTCCTGCTGCTGGTCCCTGCCTATGTGTCCTGACCTCACTGCTATTGCACACCAGATGAAGAGCCTCCCACGCCGGGGTGAACGCTACTGGCGTGGGGTGCTTCCCTCCATGGGCTTTTGAAGAAAGCCCTGGTCAGTCAGAGAGAGTAGGGACCTGCAAGACTTATAATGAAGATTTGGTGCAATTACTGCCTGGAGCTCATAGGAGTTTGGTGTGTGGGACTTGCAGGTGAGCGAGAAGAAGTGCCTTTATAAAGACACCAAAGAGCAGTGCTAGCAGTGTGGCTCCCGGCCCAGGAAGGTCTCTGCGGGTCCCTCATCTGACAAAAGCCTCTTGTTCCTGCGTGCTGCTCATCCCATGCATCTCCTTCATTTTGCCCGTCTTCCCCCTGCAATCTGGCAGCCTCCAGACCTTTAATTCTTCCGCCTGCCCTGAGCT is a window of Larus michahellis chromosome 7, bLarMic1.1, whole genome shotgun sequence DNA encoding:
- the RAB17 gene encoding ras-related protein Rab-17 isoform X2 → MAQKAMPGTSPEGIRPTYMYKVVLLGSTSVGKSSLAYRYVKNDFKESLPTVGCSFFTQTVNLEVATIKFEIWDTAGQEKYHSVCHLYYRGAHAVLLVYDIAKKETLNRAKLWLRDLEKEFLPDEIVIALVGNKTDLAAEREVATEEAEEFARTKGLLFMETSAKSNHQVNDIFMAIARELLQREQAKASAPSPHGRSTVELGESGARTGCCQL
- the RAB17 gene encoding ras-related protein Rab-17 isoform X1; protein product: MICVAAVSVLSSWSMAQKAMPGTSPEGIRPTYMYKVVLLGSTSVGKSSLAYRYVKNDFKESLPTVGCSFFTQTVNLEVATIKFEIWDTAGQEKYHSVCHLYYRGAHAVLLVYDIAKKETLNRAKLWLRDLEKEFLPDEIVIALVGNKTDLAAEREVATEEAEEFARTKGLLFMETSAKSNHQVNDIFMAIARELLQREQAKASAPSPHGRSTVELGESGARTGCCQL